One window of the Candidatus Zymogenus saltonus genome contains the following:
- a CDS encoding DUF1571 domain-containing protein yields MNKKKAHPFVKEITFLGIIVSFLLLFPLSLFAQGEADFPERAVEELKKCQERANALNEYTLTLIKQERIRGKLNPAQNIYVKWKKPLMIYLKINSGNDSGREIIYVRGKNNDKMIVSPGGILGAITIKISPESRMAMRNNRHSVAEAGMASTMRRINTTIKEDMKKPNHKIRLTYVGEEMYGDTETVHVRVENSSYAARTEIYIYKSSRLIYALFSYDEKGGLIESYIYKDIKTDVDLTDKDFDPKNKEYKF; encoded by the coding sequence GTGAACAAAAAGAAAGCCCACCCATTTGTAAAGGAGATAACCTTTCTCGGCATTATTGTGTCGTTCTTGTTATTGTTTCCGTTATCCCTCTTCGCACAGGGAGAGGCGGACTTCCCCGAGAGGGCTGTCGAAGAGCTGAAGAAGTGTCAGGAGAGGGCAAATGCGCTTAACGAATACACGCTGACCCTTATAAAGCAGGAAAGGATAAGGGGAAAGCTCAATCCGGCCCAGAATATCTACGTCAAGTGGAAAAAGCCGTTGATGATCTATCTGAAGATCAACAGCGGCAATGACAGCGGGAGGGAGATAATCTACGTAAGGGGCAAAAACAACGACAAGATGATAGTAAGCCCGGGCGGGATTCTCGGGGCTATAACGATCAAAATCTCTCCTGAAAGCCGCATGGCAATGAGAAACAACCGCCACAGCGTGGCCGAGGCCGGAATGGCGTCAACAATGAGGAGGATAAACACTACGATAAAAGAGGACATGAAAAAGCCGAATCACAAGATCCGCCTTACATACGTCGGCGAGGAGATGTACGGCGATACCGAGACGGTTCACGTCAGGGTGGAAAACAGCAGCTACGCGGCCAGGACCGAGATATATATCTACAAAAGTTCTCGCTTGATCTACGCCCTCTTCTCCTACGACGAGAAGGGGGGTCTCATCGAGTCGTATATATATAAAGATATAAAGACCGATGTCGATCTCACGGACAAGGACTTCGATCCGAAAAATAAGGAGTACAAATTTTAG
- a CDS encoding RNA polymerase sigma factor produces MSDFEAMAAAAEGDKSAFDVIVKRHQSGLINYFLRYSGNLDTAAELAQEVFLKIYKARDRYKPEAKFTTYLFRVAHNLAINELIAKKRPDTRSLDNEDGVDPPDYEGIDPETETMAAETSQTIREALLRLNPAERSVIILKYTQGISYAEISKTTGRSVAGVESLLIRAKAKLKAELKKRGITGEMFA; encoded by the coding sequence ATGTCCGACTTCGAGGCAATGGCGGCCGCGGCCGAGGGGGACAAGTCCGCCTTTGACGTTATCGTCAAGAGGCACCAGAGCGGACTGATAAACTATTTTTTACGCTACTCGGGAAATCTCGATACCGCCGCGGAGCTCGCCCAGGAGGTCTTCCTCAAGATCTACAAGGCCAGGGACAGGTACAAGCCGGAGGCGAAGTTTACGACCTACCTGTTCAGGGTGGCCCACAACCTCGCCATCAACGAGCTCATCGCAAAGAAGAGGCCCGACACAAGATCCTTAGATAACGAAGACGGGGTCGACCCCCCGGACTACGAGGGGATCGATCCCGAGACGGAGACGATGGCGGCTGAAACCTCTCAGACCATAAGGGAGGCGCTGTTAAGGCTCAATCCCGCTGAGCGCTCTGTTATTATCCTTAAATACACCCAGGGGATAAGCTACGCCGAAATCTCCAAGACCACCGGACGAAGTGTGGCCGGCGTGGAGTCGCTCCTTATAAGGGCAAAGGCAAAGCTCAAGGCGGAGCTGAAAAAGAGGGGAATCACTGGTGAGATGTTCGCCTGA
- a CDS encoding zf-HC2 domain-containing protein codes for MRLYKKTIKGEKGAHRWAEALFGPYLDGELDPKREKKLQDHIKECTPCREALDQEKVLMSGVAGALKPVTIPDRYDISASVAREIRSLENEGVLHPIKRLFPWWGIRPMSRPSFSYAIAAAVGIFIGIFSGILTPGSSNTAIYVNGDSSSDSSLDYMIEKISYSNGDSLTSLYFASETEDTDE; via the coding sequence ATGAGACTATACAAGAAGACAATAAAGGGAGAAAAAGGGGCCCACAGGTGGGCCGAGGCGCTCTTCGGGCCGTACCTCGATGGGGAGCTCGATCCGAAGAGGGAAAAAAAGCTCCAAGACCACATCAAAGAGTGCACTCCCTGCAGGGAGGCGCTTGATCAGGAAAAGGTCCTTATGTCGGGGGTCGCCGGCGCCCTTAAACCCGTTACTATTCCGGACAGATACGACATCTCGGCTTCCGTGGCGAGAGAGATCAGATCGCTCGAAAATGAAGGGGTATTACACCCGATCAAGAGGCTGTTCCCGTGGTGGGGGATCAGACCTATGTCTCGTCCCTCCTTCTCCTACGCGATCGCCGCCGCGGTCGGGATATTTATAGGCATCTTTTCGGGGATACTTACGCCGGGATCGTCCAACACCGCCATATACGTGAACGGCGATTCCTCCTCCGACTCCTCCCTCGATTACATGATTGAAAAGATCTCATATTCCAACGGCGATTCACTGACAAGCTTATACTTCGCAAGCGAAACGGAGGATACAGATGAATAA